The region TTACTGGAATATGAGCGAGGTCATTCAACAGGCAAAAGAACAAAAATACAACCGAACTCCTTTAGAGTGGATCGATGAGCTTGATCATCTTTTGAAAGATGCGGTGAAGCGATGTATGGTTTCGGATGTGCCGATTGGGGCTTTTCTTTCCGGAGGAATTGACAGCTCAACCGTAGTGGCCTTGATGCAATATCAAAACCCTCAACCGGTTCAAACCTTTAGTATTGGATTTGACGAAGTCGGCTATAACGAGGCACCTCATGCGGCGGCTATAGCGCGCCATTTAGGAACTCAGCACCATGAACTGTATTTGAAATCTTCAGAAGCTTTAGACATTATTCCCACCATTCCGGAGTGGTGTGATGAACCTTTTGCTGATTCTTCGCAAATTCCCACATATCTTGTTTCCCGTTTGGCCCAACGTCATTTAAAAGTTTGTTTATCTGGCGATGGGGGAGATGAATTCTTTGGAGGATATGGCAGGTATTTTCAAACAAATCGTCTCTGGAATCGGCTTTCTCCAATTCCTTTTAATATACGGAAAATGATAGCCGGGGGAATTCAGGGTTTGTCGCCTGATACATGGAATTTTTTAGGAAATATAATCCCGGGAAAAAGACCTCTTGTGGGGGATAAGGCTCATAAACTTGCGCGCCTTCTTTCTTGTCCAGACCGGAGGGCTTTCTATCTCAATCTTATGAGTCTGTGGGATGATCCTGAATCTCTGCTGATAGATAAAAATATCCATTCTCAAGAGGGTCTGCCTCTTCCTTGGCTAACAAATCAAACATATTCCTTAAAAAGTTTTTTTGAAGAAATGCAGTACATCGATAGTCTTACCTATTTACCTGACGATATTTTGTCGAAAGTTGATTATGCAAGTATGGCGGTAAGTTTAGAAAGTCGTGTTCCGCTTTTAGATCATCGTGTTGTAGAATTTTCTTGGAGAATTCCTCAAGAACTTAAATTTAAACACCCTGAAGGAAAATGGATTTTACGGCAAGTCTTGAAAAAATATGTTCCAGAATGGCTAACGGAACGTCCTAAAATGGGTTTTGGGATCCCTATTGATCAATGGTTGAGAGAGGCTTTACGGCCATGGGCGGAGGCGCTTCTTTGTGAATCTTCACTCAAAGACTCAGGTTTAAATCCTGAACCCATTCGTCAACGTTGGGAAGAGCATTTATCTGGAAATCGGAATTGGCACTATTCCTTGTGGCCAGTGCTAATGTATCAAGCTTGGCGTGAGAATTACATATAAAAATATAATAGCTTTCATGGTCTCTGGGAGAAGAGACCATGAAAAAGAACCTTTTTAAATATAAGAACTAATTTAGATATCAGTTAATTGTTATTTGGCAGTTTTTTCTGTGGTAGATATCTACCAAATGACTTTTACGATGATCAAGAGCACGCACTGCGTAATTTACATTGCTATGAGTCTCTATCAGTGCGGGCCAGAAGAAAACAGCAGCAGCAACGTTTGTACCCGTAACATCTTTTTCAGCTGACAAATCTTTACGTGCCTTTTCCATTTCTTTAATCTCTGCACCAAGAGCTTGACAAGACATACTCTCATCTCCGATTTATTTTGTTTCCACAACGTCGAGACAAGAACATGCAGATAATAAAGCTATAAAAGGAAGTAACAATAATTTTTTCATAAATTTCGAGGCTCCAAATAAGTTAAAGTGCCTCAAGCTATAGAGTAAAATAGATATGTTCTACAGGATATTTATTACTAAACTACTTTCGTCAGACTCCTCAAAACAAACGGTAAAATACCACCATTTTGGAAATAGTTTACCTCATCTTGTGTGTCAATACGACATAGCAAAGTATGGGTTGAAGATTGTCCGGACGGTCGTGTAATGGTACAAGTCACGGTCATTCCAGGTTTTATGTCTGTACTTATATCTGTAATGTCGATGATTTCTTCACCCGTAAGAGCAAGCGACTTTCGGCTTTCGCCATTCAGAAAGGTTAAGGGGAGGACACCCATTCCTACTAAATTGGAACGATGGATACGTTCGAAACTTTCTGCAATAACAGCTTTAACGCCGAGCAATAATGGGCCCTTAGCTGCCCAGTCGCGGGACGAACCAGAACCATATTCTTTTCCAGCAATCACAACCAAAGGCGTGCCATCCTTTTGATATTTCATAGCTGCACTATAAATGGGGAGAATTTCTGGCTCAATTCCCTTTTCTGTTGAAAAATATTTTGTAATTCCCCCCGTTGTGCCGGGAAGCATTTCGTTTAATAAACGAATATTGGCAAATGTTCCCCGCATCATGACTTCGTGATTTCCGCGGCGAGCACCATAACTATTAAAGTCATTTACAGTTACGCCAAACTGATGAAGGTAATGTCCAGCGGGACCATCTGTTTTTATATTACCGGCTGGAGAAATGTGATCCGTGGTAATGCTGTCACCTAAAACAGCTAAAATACGAGCACCCTTTACATTAGCAGGCTTGGTCATTTGGGACCCAACATCTTCAAAATAGGGTGGATTTTTAACATAAGTGCTTTTTTCTTGCCAATCATAAGTTAAGCTGGCTTTTCCTTGAATTTTTTGCCAGGCAGCATCGCCTTTAAATACATTAGCATAGCGTTTTCTGAACATCTCTGGAGTTAAAGAGTGTTGAATGATTTCTTGGATTTCTGCTTCTGTTGGCCAAATATCTTTTAAATAAACAGGTTTACCTTCAGACCCTATTCCTAAAGGTTCTGTCGTTAAATCTGTTAACAGGGATCCGGCTAACGCATAAGCAACAACCAAGGGGGGTGAGGCTAAATAATTTGCTTTAACATGAGAATTGATCCGTCCTTCGAAATTTCGATTTCCTGAAAGAATAGAACAGACGGTTAAGTCATGAGTTTCGATGACCCTAGCAATTTCGGGATGTAAAGGGCCAGAATTTCCAATACAGGTTGTACATCCATACCCAACCAAATTAAAACCTAAGGCATCAAAATCTTCAGTGAGCCTTGCATTTTCTAAGTAATCTGAAACAACTTGAGATCCAGGAGCCAAAGATGTTTTGACCCAGGGTTTGGGTTTTAATCCTTTAGATCTCGCTTTTCGAGCTAGCAATCCCGCACCAATCATTACAAAGGGGTTGGATGTATTGGTACAACTGGTAATGGCTGCAATAACGATGTCACCATGATTTAAAGAATAGTCCTGACCAGAAATGGGGAAAGATTCATCACTATTTTTATGTTCTTCTTTTAAAGAGCTCATACATGTGGATTTTGCTTCGGATAACAGGACCTTATCTTGGGGGCGCTTTGGTCCAGCTATAGTGGGGCAAACCGTGTTTAGGTCTAAAAGAAGAGATTCAGAAAATTGGGGGTCAGGAGTTTTGTCATCACGCCAAAGACCTTGGGCTTTCGCATAAGCTTTAACAAGAGCAATACGATGGGGATCGCGACCCGTGAATTCCAAGTAATCAATGGTTTTTTGATCGAAGGGGAAAAAACCACAAGTGGCACCATATTCAGGCGCCATATTGGCTACAGTTGCGCGATCGGCGAGACTAAGAGCATCCAACCCTTCCCCATAAAACTCAACAAATTTGCCCACGACACCTTTGGTACGTAAAATGTTTGTTACGGTAAGAACGAGGTCCGTAGCAGTGGTTCCCTCAGGTAACCTGCCCATTAATTTAAACCCAACCACTTTGGGGATGAGCATCGAAACGGCTTGGCCCAACATGGCAGCTTCAGCTTCAATTCCACCGACACCCCAGCCCAGAACGGCAAGACTATTGATCATAGTTGTGTGACTATCTGTCCCCACAAGTGTGTCCGGATAAGCAACCTCTCGGCCGGAAGAATCTGGTGATACCCAAACAACTTGCGCGAGATATTCTAAATTAACCTGATGACAAATTCCCGTTCCCGGTGGTACAACACGAAAATTCTTAAAGGCTTCTTGTCCCCAGCGTAAAAAGGCATAACGCTCATGATTTCTTTGATACTCAAGGGTTACATTTTTCGAAAATGAATCAGCAGATCCAGAAGAATCTGCCATAACGGAATGATCAATAATCAAATCAACAGGGATAAGAGGATTTATTAATGTTGGATCCCCTTTTAAGGCGGTCATAGCATCACGCATGGCCGCTAAATCAACGATAGCAGGAACACCTGTAAAATCTTGCATGAGAACACGCGCCGGAATAAAAGCAATTTCCGTAGAATTATGCCCATTATTAATACTTTGGACAGCTGCATGAATATCTTCTACTTTCACACGCTTTCCATCCTCATGGCGCAATAAATTTTCAATCAAAATTTTCATTGAAAAGGGAAGATTTTGTAAACCGTTTAATCCCGCATCTTGAGCAGCAGGTAAACTATAATAGTCATAGGATTTTCCTGAAACTGTGAGGGTTTTTCGTACGTTTAAAGAATCGTGTCCGTTTGTTGTCATAAATTCTACTCTTTATATAAATGACTTTCCTTAACGGTATCGTGATTTGTGGTGAGGTGACAAGATCCGATTGCTCTTGAAATTTGAGATCTTAAAGGCGTAGGATAAAGGCCGAAATGGAGTTATTTTTTATGTCCTGTCCTCTTTGTAAAAACCCCAGTAACTCATCTTTTGATCCCTTTTGCTCAAAATCCTGTAAGAATACAGACCTTCTTCGGTGGTTCAACGAAGATTATAGAATTCCAACAGAAGAAATTCTGGATAACGAAGAAGTTGATGAGGAAAATGAATCGTAACAACATCTTTCTAGCTTTTTGATCTAGAATCTCTTAAGTTTTAAAGGCAAGTCGAATCCCTTGATACAAAACATGATATGGTTAATTTATGAATACGAAAATGAATAATCTCTCTTTGCATCGGTTAACGCCGGTATTGCTCATGTTTGCTGTATTGGCTTTTGAGATGTCTACAGATTTATATCTTCCCAGTTTACCGGAAATGGGGAAATTTTTTAAGGTTCCCGATGCGGCAGTCCAAAATACGTTAAGTGGCTATTTATTGGGTTTTGCTTTGTTGGGATTGATTGCTGGTCCCTTGTCAGACAGCATTGGTCGACGCCCTGTTATTTTGGCAAGCATGAGTATATTTGCAGTGGGCAGTATTAGTTGTTGGTTTGCGCCGACAATGACAAGTTTAATTGTAGCGCGTTTTGCTCAAGGAATTGGGGCTGGAATGACGATGGTTGTTTCAACTGCCATTCTCAAAGATATTTACGATGAGAAAAACTTTTCTCGTATTTTATCAACCATGGGTATGGTTATTACTTTATCTCCGATGGTTGCTCCTATTTTCGGCGGGAAAATTGCTGATGTTTGGGGATGGAAAAGTTGTTTCTTCATCATTGCCGTCGTTGCAACCACCATTTGGATTGCCATTATTGTTTGCCTCAGAGAAAGTTTAAACCCTGAGCATAGAGCTTCTCAAAAAGCTCGATTTTCCGGGTGGGTTCTTTTTGAAACTTACGGCCAACTTCTTAAGCGTAAAGAGATTGTTACTTTTGCATTGATTTCAGCTATTACCTACGGCGGCTTATGGGCATGGATTGTGGAAGCGCCTTTTTATCTGATTAATGAATTGGAGATCAAGAGTGTGGATTATGGATATTACTCGGCTATTGGTCCGGGGGCTTATATTTTAGGGACATTTCTCAACCGGCGTTGTGTTATTTTTTATGGCATCGAGCGCATGCTTGCTTGGGGATTGTGGTTGATGATTTTAGGAGCCGGTCTAACTCTTACGGCAACGATTTGTTACCCATCCTCTTTAATTGCCCTCTATATTCCTTTTTCAATTTATGCTGTAGGATTGGCCCCGGTATTTGCGAATGCAGTTACAAAAGCTGTTGCTGTCATCCCATCTCAGCGAGGTGGGGCCTCGGCTTTATTAAATTCTCTTGAAATGGGCATTTCTGCACTCTGTGCTTTTGCGGTTAGTTTTTTAAGTAATGGGACTCTTGTCCCTTGTACCCTTATGATGCTTGCCAGTGGAATTATATGTGCATTTATGTTTTTAAGCACGTCTAAGATTCAAGAAAAGTCAGATACCCTTATTACCCCGTATAGGGGATAACTTTATGGCACAACCCCCTCTTATTTCTTTGCGGGATATTTCTCTGTCTTTTGGTGGTAAGCCATTATTTGAAGGGTTATTCAATAATATT is a window of Alphaproteobacteria bacterium DNA encoding:
- a CDS encoding multidrug effflux MFS transporter; protein product: MNTKMNNLSLHRLTPVLLMFAVLAFEMSTDLYLPSLPEMGKFFKVPDAAVQNTLSGYLLGFALLGLIAGPLSDSIGRRPVILASMSIFAVGSISCWFAPTMTSLIVARFAQGIGAGMTMVVSTAILKDIYDEKNFSRILSTMGMVITLSPMVAPIFGGKIADVWGWKSCFFIIAVVATTIWIAIIVCLRESLNPEHRASQKARFSGWVLFETYGQLLKRKEIVTFALISAITYGGLWAWIVEAPFYLINELEIKSVDYGYYSAIGPGAYILGTFLNRRCVIFYGIERMLAWGLWLMILGAGLTLTATICYPSSLIALYIPFSIYAVGLAPVFANAVTKAVAVIPSQRGGASALLNSLEMGISALCAFAVSFLSNGTLVPCTLMMLASGIICAFMFLSTSKIQEKSDTLITPYRG
- the acnA gene encoding aconitate hydratase AcnA, with translation MTTNGHDSLNVRKTLTVSGKSYDYYSLPAAQDAGLNGLQNLPFSMKILIENLLRHEDGKRVKVEDIHAAVQSINNGHNSTEIAFIPARVLMQDFTGVPAIVDLAAMRDAMTALKGDPTLINPLIPVDLIIDHSVMADSSGSADSFSKNVTLEYQRNHERYAFLRWGQEAFKNFRVVPPGTGICHQVNLEYLAQVVWVSPDSSGREVAYPDTLVGTDSHTTMINSLAVLGWGVGGIEAEAAMLGQAVSMLIPKVVGFKLMGRLPEGTTATDLVLTVTNILRTKGVVGKFVEFYGEGLDALSLADRATVANMAPEYGATCGFFPFDQKTIDYLEFTGRDPHRIALVKAYAKAQGLWRDDKTPDPQFSESLLLDLNTVCPTIAGPKRPQDKVLLSEAKSTCMSSLKEEHKNSDESFPISGQDYSLNHGDIVIAAITSCTNTSNPFVMIGAGLLARKARSKGLKPKPWVKTSLAPGSQVVSDYLENARLTEDFDALGFNLVGYGCTTCIGNSGPLHPEIARVIETHDLTVCSILSGNRNFEGRINSHVKANYLASPPLVVAYALAGSLLTDLTTEPLGIGSEGKPVYLKDIWPTEAEIQEIIQHSLTPEMFRKRYANVFKGDAAWQKIQGKASLTYDWQEKSTYVKNPPYFEDVGSQMTKPANVKGARILAVLGDSITTDHISPAGNIKTDGPAGHYLHQFGVTVNDFNSYGARRGNHEVMMRGTFANIRLLNEMLPGTTGGITKYFSTEKGIEPEILPIYSAAMKYQKDGTPLVVIAGKEYGSGSSRDWAAKGPLLLGVKAVIAESFERIHRSNLVGMGVLPLTFLNGESRKSLALTGEEIIDITDISTDIKPGMTVTCTITRPSGQSSTHTLLCRIDTQDEVNYFQNGGILPFVLRSLTKVV
- the yacG gene encoding DNA gyrase inhibitor YacG; this encodes MSCPLCKNPSNSSFDPFCSKSCKNTDLLRWFNEDYRIPTEEILDNEEVDEENES
- the asnB gene encoding asparagine synthase (glutamine-hydrolyzing), producing MCGITGFWSFSDHLSDFSLDRIVLEMANQLISRGPDSQGVWIDKNAQLALGHRRLSIVDLSEAGHQPMISASGRFIITYNGEVYNASDLRENLLAKGYFFRGTSDTEVILAACEAYGIEKATQQLIGMFAFAIWDAKYHKLHLIRDRLGVKPLYWGFNQETLFFGSQIKSFSPHPLWRPEINRDTLANYFRFSYIPGPSSIYKGIQKLSPGCIVTIEGKNKVTVTSYWNMSEVIQQAKEQKYNRTPLEWIDELDHLLKDAVKRCMVSDVPIGAFLSGGIDSSTVVALMQYQNPQPVQTFSIGFDEVGYNEAPHAAAIARHLGTQHHELYLKSSEALDIIPTIPEWCDEPFADSSQIPTYLVSRLAQRHLKVCLSGDGGDEFFGGYGRYFQTNRLWNRLSPIPFNIRKMIAGGIQGLSPDTWNFLGNIIPGKRPLVGDKAHKLARLLSCPDRRAFYLNLMSLWDDPESLLIDKNIHSQEGLPLPWLTNQTYSLKSFFEEMQYIDSLTYLPDDILSKVDYASMAVSLESRVPLLDHRVVEFSWRIPQELKFKHPEGKWILRQVLKKYVPEWLTERPKMGFGIPIDQWLREALRPWAEALLCESSLKDSGLNPEPIRQRWEEHLSGNRNWHYSLWPVLMYQAWRENYI